A portion of the Drosophila sechellia strain sech25 chromosome 2R, ASM438219v1, whole genome shotgun sequence genome contains these proteins:
- the LOC6618842 gene encoding uncharacterized protein LOC6618842 has translation MAPAILFLVSTYLIVVTRGSLNCPTVKSNPLQFHLVRHCQRAAADEALALENTSSLQECADLAHALRGLALNYAPGGPKRRLNSFDQKSFGKQGDKEQRIRSRLSVFEQPGQFFNCHVLKCPQNNTFSSMVNDSRFDYYSLYGRPTVVRNYSCIPEVGLFVVYTQPSAYLNASLTCSNSSEFTGSLAHIASEHRTNLLAQWLVEFNIKSQSQAEGNVYLAYVGLVYNSSTSLSPLDFRNAQRESLQCFLYRAWDGGHPRVGGELGNASCVALTPQGTWQTLNCDRELPFICEIHTARSTFAWEQSSSELDIGPNAVFECGNDRV, from the exons ATGGCACCCGCCATCCTGTTTCTTGTGTCTACCTATCTGATTGTTGTGACGAGGGGCTCCTTGAACTGTCCCACTGTGAAGTCGAACCCGCTGCAGTTCCACCTGGTTCGCCATTGCCAACGAGCTGCAGCTGATGAAGCTCTGGCCCTGGAAAACACATCCTCTCTCCAGGAATGTGCTGATCTGGCGCATGCGCTGCGGGGGCTGGCCTTGAACTACGCTCCAGGAGGACCGAAAAGGAGGCTAAATTCATTTGATCAGAAGTCCTTTGGCAAGCAGGGTGACAAGGAGCAGCGCATTCGAAGTCGTTTGAGTGTCTTCGAACAACCAGGGCAGTTCTTCAACTGCCACGTCCTGAAGTGTCCTCAGAATAACACATTTTCAAGTATGGTCAACGACAGTCGCTTCGATTACTACAGCTTATATGGAAGGCCAACAG TCGTAAGGAACTACAGCTGCATACCGGAGGTTGGGCTTTTCGTGGTGTATACTCAGCCCAGTGCCTACTTGAATGCCTCACTGACCTGTTCCAACTCCTCGGAGTTCACTGGTAGTCTGGCCCACATCGCCTCCGAACACAGAACCAATTTATTGGCCCAATGGCTAGTGGAATTCAACATAAAATCACAGTCTCAGGCAGAAGGCAATGTCTATCTGGCCTATGTGGGTTTGGTCTACAACAGCTCAACGTCCTTGAGCCCACTGGACTTCAGGAACGCCCAACGGGAGAGCTTGCAGTGCTTTCTTTACAGAGCCTGGGATGGCGGGCATCCTCGAGTTGG TGGTGAGCTGGGCAACGCTAGCTGCGTGGCCTTGACGCCGCAGGGAACCTGGCAAACCCTGAACTGCGACCGGGAGCTGCCCTTTATCTGCGAAATCCACACGGCCCGGTCAACTTTCGCATGGGAGCAGTCCAGTTCCGAGCTGGACATCGGCCCAAATGCAGTCTTCGAGTGCGGCAACGACCGAGTCTGA